A DNA window from Streptomyces sp. 71268 contains the following coding sequences:
- a CDS encoding spore germination protein GerW family protein has translation MTAPDATTGRPPSRPASRPALPPSAGPGLEAQLERLADDIGERVSAAVAYGEPVTAGGVTVIPVAEVSVGFGVGIGSGPSAGVGDGEGVGGGGAITRPRGFIEIKDGTATYRPLRRPWLLVALPLAALLTGAAVPPLARRLARHRRG, from the coding sequence ATGACCGCTCCGGACGCCACGACGGGCCGGCCCCCTTCCCGCCCCGCCTCCCGGCCCGCGCTTCCGCCGTCGGCCGGCCCGGGGCTGGAGGCCCAACTGGAGCGGCTGGCCGACGACATCGGTGAGCGGGTCTCGGCGGCGGTGGCGTACGGCGAGCCGGTCACCGCCGGGGGCGTGACCGTCATCCCCGTCGCCGAGGTCAGCGTCGGGTTCGGCGTCGGCATCGGCTCGGGGCCGAGCGCGGGCGTCGGGGACGGTGAGGGCGTGGGCGGCGGGGGTGCCATCACCCGGCCCCGTGGCTTCATCGAGATCAAGGACGGCACCGCGACCTACCGGCCGCTGCGCCGGCCCTGGCTGCTGGTCGCCCTGCCGCTCGCCGCCCTGCTGACCGGCGCCGCCGTGCCCCCGCTCGCCCGCCGCCTGGCCCGCCACCGCCGCGGCTGA